A segment of the Scomber japonicus isolate fScoJap1 chromosome 5, fScoJap1.pri, whole genome shotgun sequence genome:
AGTGCGTGCTCAAAGTGTGGTTTAGAAATATGGAGGTAATGTATTGACAGTAAGTATTTACTGTAGATCACAGCCCACTTTCAGCGGTTTGTTGAACTCTGTATTATGCTGCCACTGCAGGCCGGGTGACAAATATTCCCTCAGGAATGGTGACAGACCAATTCGGCATGATTGGCCTTCTGACGTTTATCCGGGCAGCAGAGACAGATCCGGGGATGGTCCATCTGGCGCTAGGAAGTGACCTCACGACACTGGGACTCAACTTAAACTCACCAGAGTAAGACAGCTGTTCTACCATAAATACAGGTTTTTAGGACAGATAACAGTCAAAATCAGTAGCTGAGTTTTATCAAATGCTAGGTTTAAGCTGCAGTCATCCATTAAAAGTATGACAgataaattgattaatcattaactttgttaaatgttaataacTAGTCATTCAtgcaatataaaatgtgttgtgGGCACAAAAGATTACAATGGCATGTAATGGGCCCAAATCTGTTTAAGTAAAGTTTATATCTAGAGAACATTTAAACGTAGCTTAAGCTGACCAAGGTGCTGTACAAAAGTACATTTTGAGTCatgatttaaaaacagctgGAGCACATCAAATATCTCACAGCAACTGGTtccacagtcacagagcagcaACCGCACAAGCTCACTCACCTGTAAGAGTTATTTGTGACTGTGGGATTTACAAGAGAGATATGTTGTCCGACCGAAGAGACCTCAGAGCTGAGTGCCAGTGAATAAGGTCTGTGATATAAGATGAGGCCTGACCATTAAGAAGCTTGGAAAACGATCAGCGATCAGCATGGCCTTCAATTGAATTCCAAAAATTAAAAGGGAGCCAATAAAGACAGGATTTGACTGGCGTGATATACTTCACCTTTTAGTACCAGTCAGCATCCTTGCAGCTGAATTTTGGACCATCTGTAGATGAGTTAATGAAGACTGGGGAAGAGAATCGCAAAAGCCTGATCGTGATTGAATGAGAATGACTTTTTCCATATCATCGAAAAACAGAATTGAGTTTAGTTTGTTAGATCTTCCTCATTTTACTGCCCACAATATTGTTACTACCAGTGACAAATAATGTGGAAAATACCCAACGTGCAAAAAATGTGACAGCATTCAggtttcacacaaacacaacttctAGGCAATAAACTAAATGACATGATGACAATATTTCCCCCCTTACTGGTAGCTCAGGCCCAATTGATTTCTAAAATAGCCAGTTTGAGTGTCTTACTCAGTAATTAGTTCATTGGGGAGGTTTATTTCTTGTGGACTGCATGTAACAGATCATTGCATTGATGTGAATTGTTGCGTGTCTTGCAAATATTCTGCTGTTGATGTTATTGTGATGACTTGTTTTCCTGACAGAAACCTGTACCCCAAGTTCGCCTCTCCCTGGGCTTCAGCACCTTGTCGACCGCAGGACATTGGTAAGACATTAACTTGAAGTATGTAGTAGCTTAGTGATGATTTGGCGGTCCAGATTTGGCAGACCTGATTAGCTTTCAAGAAGAGTTAGGGCCAGTCTGCAGACATTTAGAtgatgacagacaggaagtacataAACATGTAATAGTTACGGTTGGAGAGCTGCTAATGGTCATTTCTCTTATTTTTCAGACTTTCATGTTCCATCGGAGTACTTAACCAACATCCACATAAGGGACAAGGTAATGATGAGTTTGACAACGGTGCCAAAACAAATGGTTGCACTCCTCAAGAAGTACATGTACCAAACTCTTTCTTCTCATTCTGTCTTTGCTGTTCTGCCTCTCCTGTAGCTGGCTGCAATTAAACTGGCACGATACGGTGAAGACCTGCTGTTCTACCTGTACTACATGAATGGTGGAGACTTACTACAGCTTCTGGCAGCAGTAGAGCTGTGAGTAGTTGACCTTTTTGAATGGCGATTACTGCAAAAATATGATCCAAGTTTATTCTGTAAAAGGTTTTTCTTCACAGAAGGATTGTAATAATTTTTCGTCTCCATCTGGACGTTGCCAGCAATTTAAATTTCTACAAATGGCCTTTGTGGCTAATGTGTGTGTCAAGCTGTGGTTGATGATGTTATGGGATGAAAATGAAATCACGGTCAAAggctagtttttttttttttttttttataattcctCTTTCATAACTTCTCTCTCCAGCTTTAACCGGGACTGGCGGTATCACAAAGAGGAGCGGGTTTGGATCACAAGGGCGCCTGGCATGGAGCCTACACTGAAGACCAACACCTACGAGAGGGGAACCTACTACTTCTTTGATTGTCTTAACTGGAGGAAAGTAGCCAAGGTGAGAGTCTGCAGCTTTCCACTGTATTCATCAGGTGAAATGGCATATTAGAGGTGTTTTGTTGTGGTTTGTTTCCTATCGTGTCAACATTGTGTCTGCATCTCTCAGGAGTTTCATCTGGAGTATGATAAGCTGGAAGAGAGGCCTCATGTGCCAACAACGTTCAACTACAACCCAGCCCAGCAGGCCTTCTAAGGCCCGACCAGTCCAAAGGCCACAGCTGTTCCTGCACACAACGCTGTTGTCCAGGGAGTGCGCTGTGGTTCACACAGCTTGGTTTTTATTCCTCGAGGATTTGGCTATTTGACTGCGGGGGGTCGTCGCCACCATCAAAACTGCCCTGCCTTTCCAAATTACATGCTGCCCAAAACACCAAcacttgttctgtttttattctttatgttcctcctgttttttttttgtcttgtttccaGCAGGGTCTGTGTTATGTTTACGTCTCTGaatctgaagtctgttttctCCCGGAGGAGGACTCACCTTGTGGCACAGGACAGTGACAGAACAAGGGTTACGCCTCATATTTACAAGTGTTAAGAACAGAAAACAGGCGGGGAGTTAACATCCTCAGACGCAAGTGAAAGGGTGAAAGAAATGCAATGTTTATTGTTGCACTATATTTAGTaataaaagaacacaaaatttgtttgtgctttttcatgtgaaacactccctgattttttttttttttctcttcccatttttctttgggttcggggggcgggggggtgcaTGCAACTTTTCCTCATGCATCCCTCTTcgtccccccttttttttcgtTTACATTGATTCCTTCAATCTTCTGTATTTGCACCACcaaactgttttctgtctcattctgttcccccctctgtctgtctctctatatgTGAGTTTTGTGCCAGTTGAACATGGACACAAATCTGGGAGACTGCTTTGGGTTCCACAAATGTGGACAAATCCTCGCAGAGGCTAAACAGCTACACAAAACACTTTCCAGTCTTTGTTACAATTTTGTAagaaatgtgtacattttttgtttctttgcatcACATAAATTAGTATATGTATGTACGAATGTGTATATATGattgctatatatatatatatgtatgtatatatatatatatgacatctATTTTGGAAGAATTTTTGCCCTGCCTTGCATCTCGTTTTTATGAGGTGAGCATGGATGCAATATGTGGACGTAACAGGACATTTCTGGATCTGCTGGACAGGGTGTCACATGGCACTGTGGGCACttacatcaaaacaaaacaaaattaaaatatcatttaagGAAAGGCCTGATTCTCagcccaaaaaacaaacaaacacaaaaataaacatggaGATCATCCCTTGAGTTTGGAGTCCAAGGCAAAAAAGAAGGGATGTATTTCAGTTCAAGCTGTTGGGACAGCAGTGACCAGCAGCATTTCAtaggaaaaggaaaacagacaatttgtggagaaaaaaaatccagaccAATCTTGTATTTTCTGAAGTAAAAAGcttcttttctttgtattaAAGCAGAAAAGGCTTTCCTGAATCACTGTGTGTCTCTTGTTTATTGCTATGATGGATTTAAACCATGTTAGGTTTATTTCAGATGAACAAAGTTTTATAGACTTGCATAATGCACAGGTGGAAACATCCACAGGGAAGAGTTGAGCTTTTCGTAAGGCATGTAGCcttaactctgttaatattggAACGTTCAGCTTAAAGGCATTAAGTATCTTCAAGATTGACAGACACTAAATTCTAAGTTAAAAGTGCAACTTTTATTAGACTTCAAAGATTTTCTCTTCAAGCAAGTTAATTCATGGAATGTAATTTTGACCAAATTATGGCCTTATTGCCACATGTACCACATGTTGATTGATTATAAAATCAAGAGGCATGTTAAAACTTTAATGATTTACCTCCAGTGCTGCAGAGAAATAATGACTCTTCAGTATTGTGCAACACTCACTGGATTGTGTGTTTTGATGCATTTCTTAATTCATTAGGTTACTGAAACACATATCCACAGTGCAGAAAGGCACATACACCTTGACCTATACAATGTATaaaatggacaaaacaaaaattAGCAGTACACAAATATGGCACACAAAGGAGATGATTTTACATCGAAAAACATTCTGATGAGTCCTCAATAGTGTGCTACTCTACAGAGgcattaaaaacagctgccaTTTAAGGCTATGAACAATCATGTTATCACAATTAGTACATTTGACACTCCACTGATATCAGAACACAAATGCAAATCAGTCAAAGATTGAACTCAGCAGAGAACACACATGCCGCTGACAGACTGTAGAAAAATAATCCAGTCTGTTCAGACTGAGTGTAAAAGTATTAAAAGGCTGTTTGGCAAATGAAAGGACTCATTTTTACCTTACACTCGTTATGCCAACTGACCTTTTCAAATTGCAGTCACTTGCGTAAATACTACAAATTGAAAAGTGACGGGATGTTACATTGATGTTTCTGttgaatggaaacaaaaaaaagacacttcctGCAGTAGCACTTTGAGTACACATTCTTTCTCTGATGAAGATGATCGTTGTCATGGGACATAAAAATCCTACATTCCCCCTCCCTCGTCTGTTGTTTTATCCAGTTTCCAATCTTTTTATCATTGAAATGCACGTCTCGCTGCTTGAGACCTTCACATCTCTTCAGGCATCTCCTTCGCTTGTTTTAAAGCACTGTCAAGAGTTGTACTCGGACATGTGAACATCACTTTGAGGCAGGATCAGTGGGGGTGGAACCATCTGGGGTACCTCCTTTGGCAGCTTCTTCTGGTGGAGAAAAATGGCATTTAAGTTATTTGCATGCAGACTTCATCATTAATTTATCAGACGGATATTTTTATCTATGAAAAATCCTGTACAAAAAACCTTGGATTTGCATAATTTAAGACTAATTAATCATCACAACACGGCCTTACCTTTATCCTTCTTCTCCTGAGTCTCCTCGGCTGCAGTCTTGTCCGCTCTGAAGAAGATTCGGGCGCTGCTTAAAGAGAAGTGAAGCAGCTCAAACTCCTGCAGTGAAAGGAGGACCAAAATAGTTAATTATTTTCCATCTTCCACAGCACCCACAACAGTTATCTGCTTCCAAATAGAGcccatcattaaaaaaaacaaaaacagcctaCAATAATTAACAATCAAATGAAAATcaacatggatggatggatcctCTTGAAAACTGAGACTGTACCTGCAGGTAGATATCCAGCCTCTTCTGAGTGAGATTCATAGTTTGCAGCAGCTTTTCATCCTGGCTGGCGGACTGCACATTTTGCTCCTTCACCACAGCATTCATCTCTTTCTTGTACTTGTCTCTGACAGCCTGGAACCAGTGCAGCGAGTCAAACTCCAGATACTGGTCCAGGAGCTTCAGAATGTATgccacacctgagagagagcgtgagagagcgagagagagacagtcaaCAGCTGAGCAGTGGTGCAAAActtgcagagtttccagccagCTATCTGCAATTTAGGACTTAAGTCAACTTACCCATAGCAAAGCCATCGTCTGTGAAAGCCGCTCCGGATTTGTTCTTCTTGTTGAGTTTCTCTTTACAGCTGATGGAATGCTCCACAAAATTCACAGTCTAAGAGACAAAAACAGTCAAgataaaaatcatcatcatctcagaAAGggtaaacacaaataaatattaaaatgagtgTGACAGGTAGTAACACTGACCAGAGGGGGTACAATCATGTAGAAGTTTCTCAGATGCATGTTTTTTGCACTGCGAAACTCGAGTGCAAACACTGCCACCAGCATCTTGAAGTACTCCGTCCCCTCGGCAGAGTTGCTGGTCAGATCTCCCAACACTGAATCCAGCACGCTGTGAATGACAGACAATGTTAGAGGGGTACTGTGCAATTAACGGGAGatgtttcatttacatttgtcaAGCTGTGGTGCCACCTATGggtgaaaaaacagaaatatagtGAGAATTTCAACATTATTCTAACTTAGACATAACTGAAGCACCTGTGGACCTGACATTGGATTTAAATAACCCTTTAATCTATACCCACTAAAAAATGTGTAGTGATccacagaaaacagagaaacaagACATGCTAGGCAAAGATTGACATGCAAGTGATATTTTAGAGTTACAAAGCAGGTTTATAGTACCTAGAAGCTCTCTGGGTCTCTTCTGACAGCCCCTCCTCTTTCACCAGCTCCTCAAAGTTGACTATATCCTCCAGGTCTGGAACAAACCTGCagaagacacaaaaaacattaaagagaTGCAACATTAAGGATTTCAGTGAGCACATACTCAACAATGAGGTGGACAATCTCACATATTaggtcatttattttattttaaaataacacttgGGGTTAAAATCTCAATGATGTATGAGAGCTTAAATTGACAATGCAGGGAGTAAAATCTataaacacacagcactgaAACAACTCTTTTACCTGATAGCACTGCTGCAACAGTGGAGGCCTCCAGAGCGGATCATACGTACATAGCCCATAGCATTACCTGAAAGAAAACAAGGTAAAAAAGAGGTGCTGGCTTACATTTGCCCACACATGGATGGTACACCAAGCACAGAGCAACAACATTTATGTGTTTCTCTCACCAATCTGGCTGATGAGCTGTCTGAACTGGTCCAGGTAGCTCTGTCCATCAGGAGTGATGCCTAGCTTTCTGATGCCACGGTTAAACTTCTCCGCTCGCTCGAATGGATACTACAACAAAAACATGGACAGCTGAATGATAAAAGACTGAAAGTTAAATGGTTTTAGAAATAATGTttctaaaacaaaacattttctgcAAAATGAACCATTTGTCTAATTCACTTTGTCTATGTGATGTGATCAAATTAAACCATGCAAAGACAGAGTATTTCCTCACCTTCTGATCAGACTGGTCCTTTGTTTCTCTGAAGAAGCGGATGTCCTTGATGAGTCTGGATTTGATATGTTCATCATACATAAACTGACTGAAGATGTAAAACTTCTTACGCAGGAACTGGTAGGTGAAATTCACCTGATGAaagcagaaagaaggaagaagttcAGTAAACAAGTACAAATAGAGGcgcacaaaaaaaaccctaaacaTGCCGCTGCCATTCCTGTAAACTCACTGTGGTGTTCATGATGCCTGTGCCGTGGGTGCGGATAGAGTTGGCGATATGACGGATGTTGATGGTGTTCAAATGCTTGTTGTTACTCGCCTTCTCAATGAAGATCTGTTAAAAGTTTTACAATTTTACTAAAATCTGCACACAATGCACAGGAGCTTGGTTTAATAGAAAAAAGATTAACATTCAGGCTACCTGGTTGTTGAGGTTATAAAGGTAGCGTGAAACAAAAACGTGAATGTTCCTCATGATCTCCAACACGTCCAAACCCTGATCAAAACACACAGGACATACAGTTAATCCACCGTTTATCACTCATCATTAAAACTTCCAACTGTGATGTGTCAGGTGCAACCGCACAGACCTGCTCCAGGGTCTGGCTGGGCAGGTGTGCCTCTGTCATGGTAAGTCCATAGCGCTGCGTGGCAAGGTTTCTCATCTCGCTGTAGGTGGCCCAGTCGTGCAGGGCAACGGTAGTAAGGTTGTAGAATGTTTTATCCAGATAGTGGGTCACATAGGCTGAAAAGACATTTGAAATCATAGAAAATGTTAGACATTTCCAGCAGGTGGCAACATTATACAGGACATCTTTCAATTAGAACATACTCATTCAAATTAAGGCAGCagctctttatttaaaaaaacccaaaaaacatcaaatctaTTTTAGATAAGAACAACTTTTAAAAAGATCCTGTATCCACAACAAATACTGCCGAGTTGTGCCCTGGCTTAAGGAAACTgtactgatgatgatgtattTTGAGCACCTTTGATATGAATGAAACGGTTGAAGAACCGGATAGGTCTGAGGGAGAAGAAGTGGGCCAGGTCCTTCATGCCAACTTTGAAGGGGTTCCTGTCATCCAGCTTTAGGTGAGTGtggacagagagacgcaggtcCTTCTCAATCTCCTTACACAGCTTGTCCAGCAGGTGCTACAAGAGATGTACAGGAATACAGAAAATTAAACAGGCTAGCAAATGTACACTGGATACAAAGAGGTTGAGGATCCCGTGATTTTGCCTGTGTGATTGGACTTATGTGTCAAACCTTCTCACCTCATTAAAAACATCCATGATCTCCTTGTCGTAGCTCCCCAGTAGCTGGTCACCTGATTCCATGTGTTTGGCATGCAACATGGATGGCACACTGTCCCTTAGTGCACTAAACATGTACTGCTTCGACCAATCCCAGGGCATCAATCCAGGATGGCAGAACAACAGGATAGCCGATCAACAAGTAGAAGGATGAagtattaattaaaataaattaaaacaaagagaCAACAGCTTATATAAATGATCTAATGAACCACTGTGCCTACTTCATGTGACAGAAAACTAAACATGGAGCAGCAgtgttcagtttttatgttcAACATATCTGGAACAAACTCCCAGAAAACTGCAGGTCTGCAACTCtcagttcttttaaatcaaggctGAAGACCTTTTTGTTTGCTGTTGCCTTTAAGTAAACCACATAATTGTTCATTTCTTACATTACACTTTTATTCTTATGTTTCTGTCTCATTCagttttagcttgtttttatgttatattgtctCTACTGTTTCATgaccattttaaaatgtattcaagtGTCCTTTTATGGTGTGTTGCATTTGGACTTTGTCtcaatgcttttaatgttttatttaaagcaccTTGAATTGCCCTGTTGCTGAAGTgtacaatataaataaacttgcccTGTGTCATCTCAAGTAAGAATTAATGTGGTATCATGTATAACAGTGGCCATTCTGCTTACGTGAATGCGTGCTGCGTCCACAGCGTTGTCGTATACATCATCTAGGTAGATGGGAAACACAGCTCGGTGCCAATAAAGGAAACTGCAGTCACACTGAAGCTTGACCCTGAGAAGCAAAGGAAAATAATCCTTAAAAATATGTCTCAAGAATCCTAAAGTATCTTTAAGTAGGTCAGAGAAAGTGCCAGAGAGCTCTACAAGTTCAATCAATCACCTGTCAAAGTGAGGAGTGGGTGTTTGAGATGCCGCCCTATTTGGTTGTATACAGTGGTAGAACCTGATCTCAAACCCTGCAGCTGCCAATTACAGTTTTGAGACTGCAAATCACTCACTTTCTATTTTGCAAGATGTTGACAGCTACCTTTTACACTGGCTCAGCATCAAAGAGTAGCAACAACTTGAAGTTTTCTGCGTGGATAGTTAATTACATTCTTAGCTCTCTGGCAGataaagcaaaaaaagcaaaaaaaagtattgtgtTATGCAGCGACTAGAGATTTTGTTCAATGTGATCATGAGCTGTCCTACCTCTCACTCAGTTCACTTATCAGATCCAACTTCTTCAGCACAAGCTGCAGTGGAAGCAGCTCCTCATCTTTGAAAGTTTTCTAGAAGAAAGCAACAGATTTTCAAAGCCAAATAAAAcagggaaacaaaaaaaaaagagtcagtaTTACGTTAACCAGCGACTTCTCCTAACGTACCAGCTGAGTGCCGAcacagagagccagagagaccACCAGACGTCGCTCCTTTGTGCTGGGTCCATTCAGAGCATTTTCTGCCAGCACCAGAGATGACAGCACGTCCAGTCGCTGCTCGCTGTACTTCTTGTCAGAAATCACCCTTTTCTGCGAGAAGAGAAACATCATATCAAGCACGATGACTACAGTGAGTCCCCTTCAAATACTGTGATTTATTatctgtgtggttgtgtgtaccTTGGCCATGCCGATGGCGTTGAGGGCCtgtgactgcagctgctgagtgATGTGAGAAACGGAGTCTGCCACGACCATGGACCTCCTGTGAAATGTGTGCTCCACAGCCTGAGGGGAGAGTTACATTCACATCACATGTTGTACTTCATTAGCTTCATGGACTCAAACGGGTACCGGTAATATGCATGGAAACACACCTTTAGCAATTCAACCAGTCGACACAGAGCTTTGACGGAGGTCTTGGTCATGGGCCGCTGCATTGACATGTACATGTTCATGGTGGTCTTGATGATGGTGCTGATGCTGTATGCATACAGGATGCCCTTTGAGGGACAGAAAGCACAAGAGTGGGCTGTAAGAGAACTCAACAGTGAAAGTTGACAAGTGTCCTGACAAGTTTCAACTGGTGGTATACAGCCATGTATTTAAAACAGGTTTTCAAACCACAGATATTGTGACAATCCACTTTTGGTAAGTATATTGCTATTTAACATGATCCCAGTGGGTACAAATCTGCAAACATATTGCACGTCTGTTTATGTAGCAGCTATATGTGGATTCAAGAAGCAGATATTGATCATTTTCTTTGGTGCATTTACACCTGGATTTAAGGatttaatgaaaatgttatGGCTATGTGATGTGGTGTTCTTTGCAGTTTCATTTTGTGCTCTGCAGTCCTGCCTGCCAAGCCTTATTAGAGGGCAAATACTGTCAGTTCTTACCTGTACAAACACATTACACCTGCTGTTAAGGTCTTCTGCCAACTTGTCACTTTTATGCTCCTTAGACAAGATGGAttccatcttcatcatccagGAAGTCACAAACACATAGTATGACTGAACATCCCTGAGGAGAAACAATCAGACcctcaaatttaaaaatgtaaaactcatGCAAAGAAACTGTGACTGATTTGTTAACCTACTGACTTTGTTAGTGTCTGAGCTCTTTGCTGCAGGTAGGTGTCTCTTTGTGCTCTGATGCCCTGAAGGCTTTTCTTATCCATTAGTTTGGCCGCAGCTGGGACCTTAGCGATGAGGAAAGCGTCGGGAAACCAGATGATGTTAGCGGTCAGAGTGACAGCTGGAACCTGGAGGAAAGGTCAGACGTGAACATACATGAGCAACATGTTTACTCCGCTTTGAGATCAATTAGAAATAAATAAGGGGCAAACCAAGAACATAACACCACCTTTTTACAGACATCTAGTAGTGCTTTGTAGAACTTTTTGTCGACACTTCTGAAGATGTGAAAGTGAAGCACAAACAGACCACAGACGCCGGCATATTTATCTCTCTGGTCAATCTCTGACGGTTCACCTGAAAACCACACAGGCATAAATCACTTTAAAGTTGACGCAGAGTGGTCAATTGTGAAACCAATCTATCCTCAGAAGTGAAACTTACCAATCTTAGACTCAATATTGGTGAAGATGGTGCGTATGTTGACAGCAAACTCCTCAGCGAAGGCACTGTTTTTGGCAACAGCTACTCCTTCCCCAGGATCATCGAACCTCTGCTCCACACAGGCctgtcacacagtcacagatatGATGGGTTGTTTGTGCTCAGAGGATGTGAACAGAATTTACTCAATTAAGCACTCAGCCTCAAAAAGCCACATGTTCACTGTAGAATTTTATCTCTGTTTGCAAAAAGACTTGCAGCTAAGAAGATGAATACTGCAGCATAACAAAGGCCTGATAGAAGTCACCTGCAAGATCATGCCGTCCAGCAGCTGTCCCTCAAGCTTGAGCAGGAGCTTCTCGAATGGTTTCAGTTTCTCTTCAGGGATGGAGAATTTCCCAGGGTTATGATGTACAGACTTCAATAACCTAGGACAGAAGTATACAGTTAAAGAAGACAgagtatataatatattgattatctATTAAAGTATGCTGTTTGTTGAAACATCATAAACTTTACAcaatatatttcttaaaaggAGGAAATTAGGTATACATGCAggtagaaaataataaatatatttcttgaTCCAACTTATGCACATATATTAATTAAGGAGGATGTAATACCTAAATATAGTAACTGGGATGCATATTAgtaaatattattaatgttttgcTCTGTTTGCTATGCCActgaaaaatgtccttttttgaTTTGAATCACAGGTTTGAGTTTTTCCAGGCTTTTGCCATTTACTAGCAACCCAGATAATTTGACACTTTTAATATGATGTGTGTTTGACAtcataaacaaataatatattGAATTTCTACCACAGACAAATGTAAGAACAATTTACTTTTCCTTCATCTTACAGGTTgtaatatttgtatgtgtgtgcatatgttttCACCTTTTATACATCTTCCAGTGATCTTTTAGTGTACCGTGATTTTCCATGATCTCATCAAGTGTGAGCAGTACCACCAACAACTCCCCGAGATGTTCATACACTATCTgcaaaagggagagaaaagcaGATATGGTAAGATTTATTTAGAAACATAGAGGATAAAGTCTAAGGACATAAATAGAACTcatcaaatgtaaaaacttgCCTGGAAATGGACACCTGATGACTCAATGATTTTTGTTGCACCCCTAAGATGAGAGAGGAATAATGGTGAGTGTTTTTACATTGGCACTAGCCTAAGTGACCAGACCAGCAGTCTGTAAATTGTAGTTTTCACTACACATTACTTGCATACAGGCTCATTGCACAATGTGGGCATTTAAGCCAATTTAACAAGAACACTGCATTCACTGTGTAACACTGCTGCTTCTGTTGATGGATCTTACTTGTTGCTGTTGTAGAGGGCAGCCAGCTGATGAATAATGTTGACGACCACTTCATAACATCTTGACACAAAACAGGACAGTTCCTATTAAAAGACAATGAGAGAAGCTATCAGTGTTTTTGGACTTAAACTACCGTAAACGACATTATGACTGTTATGATTAGTCACTGCCTACCTGTAGGAAGGAGATGAATCTGCCCATCTGAATCTGGGACTCTCCTTCAACAACACTGGTGTCAGACACTGTAACATAAATGCACATGTAGGcgttattttttgcattttattgggAAACAAATTCAGGATAAAAGCAATTAGTCATTGCTGAAAGATTACCTCCTTCTCCATAGTACAATAAGCCATTATAGAATTTAGTTTCTGCCTGCAAggtaaagtaaatattaaacagtCAGAATATGTACCTCATTGCACAAAAGTTACAAAAAGTACAAGCATCCCTGTGGGGAGATGATGTTTGAGCAAGAGaatacatttatgataaaatactgcaaacaaataaaacagagtgCAGCGTGACCCATTATTACCTCATACTTGAGCTTCTTCACTTCACTACAGAGTGCAGCATACACTGTGATGACTTTGTTTAGGACCTGGACAGTCGACATACTGATAGTGATcatcaaaagaacaaaaaacaaaaacaaaccaactcTGTGGATATGAAACTTAGAACAGAAACGTTACTGaccttgttttctgttttaattaactCCAATATAGAAGACTGCTCATATGGCAGAAGCTGTAAGAGGTCACGAAATATTGGGAAGGAA
Coding sequences within it:
- the washc4 gene encoding WASH complex subunit 4 isoform X3; amino-acid sequence: MAVETIAPDWEFDRFDDGSQKIHTEVQLKNYSKFLEEYTSQLKGIEEALDDSIGDVWDFTLDPIALKLLPYEQSSILELIKTENKVLNKVITVYAALCSEVKKLKYEAETKFYNGLLYYGEGVSDTSVVEGESQIQMGRFISFLQELSCFVSRCYEVVVNIIHQLAALYNSNKGATKIIESSGVHFQAMYEHLGELLVVLLTLDEIMENHGTLKDHWKMYKRLLKSVHHNPGKFSIPEEKLKPFEKLLLKLEGQLLDGMILQACVEQRFDDPGEGVAVAKNSAFAEEFAVNIRTIFTNIESKIGEPSEIDQRDKYAGVCGLFVLHFHIFRSVDKKFYKALLDVCKKVPAVTLTANIIWFPDAFLIAKVPAAAKLMDKKSLQGIRAQRDTYLQQRAQTLTKDVQSYYVFVTSWMMKMESILSKEHKSDKLAEDLNSRCNVFVQGILYAYSISTIIKTTMNMYMSMQRPMTKTSVKALCRLVELLKAVEHTFHRRSMVVADSVSHITQQLQSQALNAIGMAKKRVISDKKYSEQRLDVLSSLVLAENALNGPSTKERRLVVSLALCVGTQLKTFKDEELLPLQLVLKKLDLISELSERVKLQCDCSFLYWHRAVFPIYLDDVYDNAVDAARIHYMFSALRDSVPSMLHAKHMESGDQLLGSYDKEIMDVFNEHLLDKLCKEIEKDLRLSVHTHLKLDDRNPFKVGMKDLAHFFSLRPIRFFNRFIHIKAYVTHYLDKTFYNLTTVALHDWATYSEMRNLATQRYGLTMTEAHLPSQTLEQGLDVLEIMRNIHVFVSRYLYNLNNQIFIEKASNNKHLNTINIRHIANSIRTHGTGIMNTTVNFTYQFLRKKFYIFSQFMYDEHIKSRLIKDIRFFRETKDQSDQKYPFERAEKFNRGIRKLGITPDGQSYLDQFRQLISQIGNAMGYVRMIRSGGLHCCSSAIRFVPDLEDIVNFEELVKEEGLSEETQRASSVLDSVLGDLTSNSAEGTEYFKMLVAVFALEFRSAKNMHLRNFYMIVPPLTVNFVEHSISCKEKLNKKNKSGAAFTDDGFAMGVAYILKLLDQYLEFDSLHWFQAVRDKYKKEMNAVVKEQNVQSASQDEKLLQTMNLTQKRLDIYLQEFELLHFSLSSARIFFRADKTAAEETQEKKDKEAAKGGTPDGSTPTDPASK